ATTGAGAATTTTTCTCATCACCATAATAACCTCAGGTCTGGTGCTCACCGCCGACGGCAAGTGAGCAGTGCAAGATAGTAATAAATTCGCCTGGAAAAGAGGCAGTTACCCAGGCAAACTTTGGGACAATGCGGATAGTGCGATACACTCACCTTATTGCCCGTGAACCCAACATACCCGATGCCAAAATTACTCTCTACCCTGCTACTCGGACTTAGCGTGCTAAGCGCCTCTGCCTGGTCGGCAACGCCCGGTGATATTCGTCAGAGCGGCTTTGTCTATTGCGTCAGCGGCGTGATGAACACCTTTAATCCGCAGCTGGCCAGTAGCGGGCTGGCAGTGGACACGCTGGCGGCACAGCTTTATGACCGGCTGCTGGATGTCGATCCCTATACTTACCGTTTAATCCCTGAGCTGGCCTCCAGTTGGGAAGTGCTGGATAACGGCGCCACCTACCGTTTTCATCTGCGCCATAACGTCCCTTTTCAGACCACCCGCTGGTTCAGCCCGACGCGCCCGATGAATGCTGACGATGTGGTATTCAGCTTTGCGCGTATGTTTGATCGTAAACACCCCTGGCATAATGTCAGCGGCGGCAACTATCCCTACTTTGACAGCCTGCAGTTCTCCGATGCGGTGCAAAGCGTGAAGAAACTGGACAGTGACACGGTAGAAATCCGTCTTAACAGTCCGGACGCCTCGTTTCTCTGGCATCTGGCCACCCACTATGCGCCGGTGCTGTCAGCGGAATATGCCGCGCAGCTCGATAAGATAAATCGCCAGGAGCTGATGGATCGCCAGCCGGTGGGCACCGGCCCCTTTATGCTGAACGAATATCGAGCCGGTCAGTATATTCGTCTGGCGCGTAATCCGGACTACTGGAAAGGCGTGCCGCGCATGCCGCAGGTGGTGGTGGATATGGGCGCGGGCGGCATGGGTCGTCTGTCGAAACTGTTAACCGGTGAGTGCGACGTGCTGGCTTATCCGGCCGCCAGCCAGCTGTCGATTCTTCGCGACGATCCGCGTTTACGTCTGACCCTGCGCCCGGGGATGAATATCGCCTATATGGCCTTTAATACCCGCAAGCCGCCACTTGACCGCCCGGCGGTACGTCAGGCGCTGGCGCTGGCAATCAATAATGAACGGCTGATGGAGTCGATTTATTACGGCACCGCCGAAACTGCCGCTTCTATTCTGCCGCGCGCCTCCTGGGCTTATGATAATGATGCGCGCGTTACGGAATATAACCCTGACAAAGCGCGGGCGGAGCTGAAAAAACTTGGGGTCGAGGATCTGCATCTGAAACTCTGGGTGCCATCGGCCTCACAGTCATGGAACCCCAGCCCGCTAAAAACCGCCGAGCTGATTCAGGCCGATATGGCGCAGATTGGCGTCCAGATCACCATTGTGCAGGTTGATGGCCGTTTCCAGGAAGCGCGGCTGATGGAGATGAATCACGATCTGACGCTGACTGGCTGGGCGACCGACAGTAACGATCCGGACAGTTTTTTCCGGCCGTTGCTGAGCTGCGCCGCCATCAACTCGCAGACTAACTTTGCCCACTGGTGCAACCCGGCATTTGATGAAGTGCTGCATAAAGCGTTACTGTCGCAGCAGCTGGCGTCACGTATCGATCACTATGATGAAGCGCAGCGCATGCTGGCGCAGGAACTGCCGGTTCTGCCGCTGGCCTCGTCGCTGCGTCTGCAAGCCTATCGCCATGATATTCAGGGGCTGGTGTTAAGTCCGTTTGGCAACGCCTCTTTTGCTGGCGTGCATCGGGATAACAGCGAGGAGCCGAAGCAATGATTATCTATACGCTGCGCCGTCTGGTGCTACTGATTACCACGCTGTTTATGCTGACGCTGGTGGGCTTCAGCCTTAGTTACTTTACGCCCAATGCGCCGTTGCAAGGCGCATCGCTGCTGGATGCCTGGCTATTCTGGTTTAAAGGCATTCTGCATCTCGACTTTGGCGTCTCCAGCATTAACGGCCAGTCGATTAATCTGCAACTGCGTGAAGTGTTTCCCGCCACCATGGAGCTCTGTCTGATGGCGTTTAGCCTGGCGCTGCTGGTGGGGATCCCACTTGGCATTATTGCCGGTGTGATGCGCAACAAATGGCAGGACAAGGTGATTAGCGCACTGGCGCTGCTGGGTTTCTCGATGCCGGTGTTCTGGCTGGCGCTG
This is a stretch of genomic DNA from Winslowiella toletana. It encodes these proteins:
- the sapA gene encoding ABC transporter substrate-binding protein SapA — translated: MPKLLSTLLLGLSVLSASAWSATPGDIRQSGFVYCVSGVMNTFNPQLASSGLAVDTLAAQLYDRLLDVDPYTYRLIPELASSWEVLDNGATYRFHLRHNVPFQTTRWFSPTRPMNADDVVFSFARMFDRKHPWHNVSGGNYPYFDSLQFSDAVQSVKKLDSDTVEIRLNSPDASFLWHLATHYAPVLSAEYAAQLDKINRQELMDRQPVGTGPFMLNEYRAGQYIRLARNPDYWKGVPRMPQVVVDMGAGGMGRLSKLLTGECDVLAYPAASQLSILRDDPRLRLTLRPGMNIAYMAFNTRKPPLDRPAVRQALALAINNERLMESIYYGTAETAASILPRASWAYDNDARVTEYNPDKARAELKKLGVEDLHLKLWVPSASQSWNPSPLKTAELIQADMAQIGVQITIVQVDGRFQEARLMEMNHDLTLTGWATDSNDPDSFFRPLLSCAAINSQTNFAHWCNPAFDEVLHKALLSQQLASRIDHYDEAQRMLAQELPVLPLASSLRLQAYRHDIQGLVLSPFGNASFAGVHRDNSEEPKQ